A single genomic interval of Demequina sp. NBRC 110054 harbors:
- a CDS encoding MFS transporter, with the protein MLAGWAVAKTCELWGAKINILVSLAASAIAFGLLGTWGTIPAFVGLFFLVNFFGSGFGYVGGLNLIANWFPRKKNLALGWVTMGQTMSTALFVPMLAAFFGIFGVQNGFWAVSAILGVVFIVVALFVKNLPEEMGATPDNIPMTPEQIQASRDAAETFRSPFTTLQLLKMKDVWLIGLGSGGIYIVLVAVLSQLVPRMMDLGYSQSEATTNMAIAAFIGVPGAYAWGWLGQRMSTRMGLMAYSGWWLVAVVANLFATNTFMLWVSLVMIGLSFGGATKLTTAIVADKFPRGTFVKAFGIIQPMQGLVRITSYAILAWGLTHLGGYAGAYTMLAGIALVNVVLFWLVDPKPVDEPAGFAEAERARS; encoded by the coding sequence GTGCTCGCCGGATGGGCCGTCGCGAAGACGTGCGAGCTGTGGGGCGCGAAGATCAACATCCTGGTGTCGCTGGCCGCCTCGGCGATCGCCTTCGGCCTGCTGGGCACGTGGGGCACCATCCCCGCGTTCGTGGGGCTGTTCTTCCTGGTGAACTTCTTCGGCAGCGGCTTCGGCTACGTCGGCGGGCTCAACCTGATCGCGAACTGGTTCCCCCGCAAGAAGAACCTCGCGCTCGGCTGGGTGACGATGGGCCAGACGATGTCCACCGCGCTGTTCGTCCCGATGCTCGCGGCGTTCTTCGGCATCTTCGGGGTCCAGAACGGCTTCTGGGCCGTGTCGGCGATCCTCGGCGTCGTCTTCATCGTCGTCGCGCTGTTCGTCAAGAACCTGCCCGAGGAGATGGGAGCGACGCCCGACAACATCCCGATGACCCCCGAGCAGATCCAGGCGAGCCGCGATGCGGCCGAGACGTTCCGCTCCCCGTTCACGACCCTCCAGCTGCTCAAGATGAAGGACGTGTGGCTGATCGGTCTCGGCTCCGGTGGCATCTACATCGTTCTCGTCGCGGTCCTCAGCCAGCTGGTGCCGCGCATGATGGATCTCGGCTACTCCCAGTCGGAGGCCACCACCAACATGGCGATCGCCGCCTTCATCGGGGTTCCCGGCGCGTACGCGTGGGGATGGCTGGGCCAGCGCATGTCCACCCGCATGGGCCTGATGGCTTACTCCGGCTGGTGGCTCGTCGCCGTGGTGGCCAACCTCTTCGCGACGAACACCTTCATGCTGTGGGTCTCGCTCGTGATGATCGGCCTGAGCTTCGGCGGCGCGACCAAGCTCACGACCGCGATCGTGGCGGACAAGTTCCCGCGCGGCACGTTCGTCAAGGCGTTCGGCATCATCCAGCCGATGCAGGGTCTCGTGCGCATCACGTCGTACGCGATCCTCGCGTGGGGCCTCACCCACCTGGGCGGCTACGCCGGCGCGTACACGATGCTCGCGGGCATCGCGCTGGTCAACGTCGTGCTGTTCTGGCTCGTCGACCCCAAGCCGGTCGATGAGCCCGCTGGCTTCGCGGAGGCCGAGCGCGCACGGAGCTGA
- a CDS encoding PTS sugar transporter subunit IIA → MGVLSAEGVLLRRSATDKDDALVQCAEALVALGAVGDDYLTAMRERESQISTFLGEGVAIPHGTHAALGGIRRAAIAFLQFPEGVDWDGQDVRVCIPIASRTDEHVDILSALATTLSDPAAAAALREAEDVDAVLALMAP, encoded by the coding sequence ATGGGTGTCCTGTCCGCCGAGGGCGTGCTGCTGCGCAGGAGCGCCACGGACAAGGACGATGCGCTCGTCCAGTGCGCGGAAGCGCTCGTCGCGCTCGGGGCGGTGGGCGACGACTACCTCACCGCGATGCGCGAGCGCGAGTCGCAGATCAGCACCTTCCTGGGCGAGGGCGTCGCGATCCCGCACGGGACGCATGCCGCGCTGGGAGGGATCCGCCGCGCAGCGATCGCCTTCCTCCAGTTCCCCGAGGGCGTGGACTGGGATGGGCAGGACGTCCGTGTGTGTATCCCCATCGCCTCGCGCACCGACGAGCACGTCGACATCCTCAGCGCCCTCGCGACGACGCTCTCGGATCCCGCCGCCGCGGCGGCTCTGCGCGAGGCCGAGGACGTGGACGCGGTGCTCGCCCTGATGGCGCCGTGA
- a CDS encoding toxin HicA has protein sequence MAQLKKIVEKMMRAPDDVRYDDLFKVCEANFGAPRQSGTSHAVFKTPWQGDPRVNIQNSKGRAKGYQVRQVLKALEKLEGGSDGQP, from the coding sequence GTGGCGCAACTGAAGAAGATCGTCGAGAAGATGATGCGAGCTCCAGACGATGTGCGTTACGACGACCTCTTCAAGGTGTGCGAGGCGAACTTCGGTGCGCCCCGCCAGAGTGGTACCTCGCATGCGGTGTTCAAGACGCCTTGGCAGGGAGACCCGCGAGTCAACATCCAGAACAGCAAGGGCAGAGCCAAGGGCTACCAGGTTCGCCAGGTCCTGAAGGCACTCGAGAAGTTGGAAGGTGGGAGTGATGGTCAACCCTGA
- a CDS encoding type II toxin-antitoxin system HicB family antitoxin, translating into MVNPDHYTYRVSFSPEDHEHVATVAELPSLSWLAGSPQDALSGLTALVHEVVADMEQSGESVPEPLADREYSGRFQVRVLPELHRALVIRAHEQNVSLNRLVSDRLASA; encoded by the coding sequence ATGGTCAACCCTGACCACTACACGTACCGGGTGTCGTTCTCTCCGGAAGATCACGAGCACGTGGCGACCGTCGCGGAGCTTCCGTCCTTGTCGTGGTTGGCGGGCAGCCCACAAGACGCGCTCTCCGGCCTCACGGCACTGGTCCACGAAGTGGTGGCCGACATGGAGCAAAGCGGCGAGAGCGTTCCGGAGCCGCTGGCCGACCGCGAATACTCGGGTCGCTTCCAGGTTCGCGTCCTCCCTGAGCTGCACCGCGCCTTGGTGATCCGCGCGCACGAGCAGAACGTCTCGCTCAATCGGCTGGTGTCGGATCGCCTAGCGTCAGCCTGA
- a CDS encoding acyl-CoA carboxylase subunit beta encodes MSDTQPRKSTAGANAALRKRHDAAVTAAEEKAQEKQHARGKKTARERVLQLLDEGSFMEMDQFARHRSTNFGLDRNRPYGDGVVTGYGTIDGRQVAVYSQDFTVFGGSLGEVHGQKIAKVQDFALRTGVPLIGISDGGGARIQEGVAALTQFAEIFRRNVAASGVIPQISLILGPSAGGAVYSPALTDFIVMAEGTSQMFITGPDVIKSVTGEQVTFEELGGGQTHNATSGVAHYLASDEDDAIEYVQHLLQYLPQNNLSDPPAWEQESDLELTDDDMALDTLVPDSDNQPYDMRTLLETVLDDGELLEVQPLFAPNVVVGFGHVEGHSVGVVANQPQSMAGTLDIDASEKAARFVRTCDAFNIPVLTFVDVPGFLPGVAQEHRGIIRRGAKLIYAYAEATVPLITVITRKAYGGAYIVMASKQLGADINLAWPTAQIAVMGAAGAVNILSRRTLADVEAKGGNVEHERQMLVEDYEDRIVNPYDAADRGYVDAVIQPHETRAQIVRGLRALRTKRASLPPKKHGNVPL; translated from the coding sequence GTGTCCGACACCCAGCCACGGAAGTCCACGGCAGGCGCCAACGCAGCTCTGCGCAAGCGCCACGATGCCGCGGTCACCGCCGCCGAGGAGAAGGCCCAGGAGAAGCAGCACGCCCGCGGCAAGAAGACGGCGCGCGAGCGCGTGCTGCAGCTGCTCGACGAGGGCTCGTTCATGGAGATGGACCAGTTCGCGCGGCACCGCTCGACCAACTTCGGGCTCGATCGCAACCGTCCGTACGGCGACGGCGTCGTCACCGGCTACGGCACGATCGACGGCCGCCAGGTCGCCGTGTACTCGCAGGACTTCACCGTCTTCGGAGGGTCGCTCGGCGAGGTCCACGGCCAGAAGATCGCCAAGGTGCAGGACTTCGCGCTGCGCACCGGCGTGCCTCTCATCGGCATCTCCGACGGCGGCGGCGCGCGCATCCAGGAGGGCGTCGCGGCCCTCACGCAGTTCGCGGAGATCTTCCGCCGCAACGTCGCCGCGTCGGGAGTGATCCCGCAGATCTCGCTCATCCTCGGCCCGTCGGCCGGCGGCGCGGTCTACTCCCCCGCGCTGACCGACTTCATCGTGATGGCGGAAGGCACGTCGCAGATGTTCATCACGGGCCCCGACGTCATCAAGTCCGTGACGGGCGAGCAGGTCACGTTCGAGGAGCTCGGGGGCGGGCAGACGCACAACGCCACCTCGGGCGTCGCGCACTACCTCGCCTCCGACGAGGACGACGCGATCGAGTACGTCCAGCACCTGCTCCAGTACCTGCCGCAGAACAACCTGTCGGACCCGCCCGCGTGGGAGCAGGAGTCCGACCTCGAGCTCACGGACGACGACATGGCGCTCGACACGCTCGTGCCGGACTCCGACAACCAGCCGTACGACATGCGCACGCTGCTCGAGACCGTCCTGGACGACGGCGAGCTGCTCGAGGTGCAGCCGCTGTTCGCGCCCAACGTGGTGGTCGGATTCGGCCACGTCGAGGGTCACTCGGTCGGTGTGGTCGCGAACCAGCCTCAGTCGATGGCGGGCACGCTCGACATCGACGCGTCCGAGAAGGCGGCGCGCTTCGTGCGCACGTGCGACGCGTTCAACATCCCGGTCCTGACCTTCGTCGACGTCCCCGGCTTCCTGCCCGGCGTCGCGCAGGAGCACCGCGGCATCATCCGCCGCGGCGCGAAGCTCATCTACGCGTACGCCGAGGCGACCGTGCCGCTCATCACGGTCATCACGCGCAAGGCCTACGGCGGCGCGTACATCGTGATGGCCTCCAAGCAGCTCGGCGCGGACATCAACCTCGCGTGGCCCACCGCGCAGATCGCGGTCATGGGCGCCGCGGGGGCGGTCAACATCCTGTCGCGCCGCACCCTCGCGGACGTCGAGGCGAAGGGCGGCAATGTCGAGCACGAGCGCCAGATGCTCGTCGAGGACTACGAGGACCGCATCGTCAACCCGTACGACGCGGCCGATCGCGGCTACGTCGACGCGGTGATCCAGCCGCACGAGACGCGCGCGCAGATCGTGCGAGGGCTGCGGGCGCTGCGCACCAAGCGCGCGTCGCTGCCGCCCAAGAAGCACGGGAACGTCCCGCTGTGA
- a CDS encoding DeoR/GlpR family DNA-binding transcription regulator: MYAAERQHEILTRARANGRVEVGPLADSLGVTVETVRRDLTALERMGAVRRVHGGALPVERLALEPNLAARESRNSEQKRRIATRALEEVPTGGTMLLDAGTTMLAIAEALPADLEATVVTNSVAIASRLADHPGIELLMLGGRIRQLTGAAVGDWTESELEPLCVDVAFVGTNGLTVERGLTTPDQTEAAAKRAMVLAGRRVIALADATKVGPVHLHRFAALDELAMLITDDSLDEETAAEIVDAGVEVARV; this comes from the coding sequence ATGTACGCGGCTGAACGCCAGCACGAGATCCTGACGAGGGCGCGCGCGAACGGCAGGGTCGAGGTGGGTCCGCTCGCCGACAGCCTCGGCGTCACCGTCGAGACCGTGCGCCGCGACCTCACCGCCCTCGAGCGCATGGGCGCGGTCCGCCGCGTGCACGGAGGCGCGCTCCCGGTCGAGCGCCTCGCGCTCGAGCCGAACCTCGCCGCGCGCGAGAGCCGCAACTCCGAGCAGAAGCGCCGCATCGCCACGCGCGCCCTCGAGGAGGTCCCGACTGGCGGGACGATGCTGCTCGACGCGGGCACGACGATGCTGGCGATCGCCGAGGCGCTGCCCGCGGACCTGGAGGCCACCGTGGTGACGAACTCCGTCGCGATCGCCTCGCGGCTCGCCGACCACCCGGGCATCGAGCTGCTCATGCTCGGCGGACGGATCCGCCAGCTCACGGGCGCCGCGGTGGGCGACTGGACCGAGTCCGAGCTCGAGCCGCTGTGCGTCGACGTCGCGTTCGTCGGCACGAACGGGCTCACCGTCGAGAGGGGCCTCACCACGCCCGACCAGACCGAGGCGGCCGCGAAGCGCGCGATGGTGCTCGCGGGGCGCCGCGTCATCGCGCTCGCCGACGCGACCAAGGTCGGTCCTGTCCACCTGCACCGCTTCGCGGCGCTCGACGAGCTCGCGATGCTCATCACGGACGACTCGCTCGACGAGGAGACCGCCGCCGAGATCGTCGACGCCGGCGTCGAGGTCGCGAGGGTCTAG
- a CDS encoding PTS lactose transporter subunit IIB gives MPSINGSAVKKVVVACDAGMGSSVMVASNLKTRLKQYGVEVDHLPVNQLPEESGLVVLCHQGLAPRAQQTAPHAVVVPFAIFMGDPAFAALEKAIADGEALAS, from the coding sequence ATGCCGTCGATCAACGGTTCCGCAGTCAAGAAGGTCGTCGTCGCGTGCGACGCGGGCATGGGCTCGAGCGTCATGGTGGCGAGCAACCTCAAGACCCGCCTCAAGCAGTACGGCGTCGAGGTGGACCATCTGCCAGTGAACCAGCTTCCCGAGGAGTCGGGCCTCGTCGTCCTGTGCCACCAGGGCCTCGCCCCGCGCGCCCAGCAGACGGCGCCGCACGCGGTCGTCGTGCCCTTCGCGATCTTCATGGGAGACCCCGCCTTCGCCGCGCTCGAGAAGGCGATCGCCGACGGCGAGGCGCTCGCCTCGTGA
- a CDS encoding biotin--[acetyl-CoA-carboxylase] ligase: MTDRSRAADRPPLTADAVAPLVAPRGPLALAAVVDAEPSTNTALATALREDPGAWPHLAVYLADHQTAGRGRAGRVWETPRGTSLTLSWVLRPRATGTDLAWAPLVVGLAAVRALRSLGLDAWIKWPNDVVVRVDADDVAGWGSWRKVAGILCEVVDDAVVAGTGINVLQTADELPVPHAASLASLGCEASRLDVLGALGAALRETTAAWDDHPAAVRDEVEAVCATIGWDVAVDVGTAAPVTGTAVGLGADGSLLVRSASGRTTAVLAGDVRVRRA, from the coding sequence ATGACCGATCGGTCGCGCGCGGCTGACAGGCCGCCGCTCACCGCCGACGCGGTCGCGCCCCTGGTCGCGCCGCGCGGCCCGCTCGCGCTCGCGGCCGTCGTGGATGCGGAGCCGTCCACCAACACCGCGCTCGCGACCGCGCTGCGCGAGGACCCGGGAGCGTGGCCTCACCTTGCCGTGTACCTCGCCGATCACCAGACCGCGGGCCGTGGCCGCGCCGGCAGGGTCTGGGAGACCCCGCGCGGCACCTCGCTGACCCTGAGCTGGGTGCTTCGTCCCCGTGCGACCGGCACCGACCTCGCGTGGGCGCCGCTCGTCGTCGGGCTCGCGGCAGTGCGCGCGCTGCGCTCGCTCGGGCTCGACGCGTGGATCAAGTGGCCGAACGACGTGGTCGTCCGCGTCGACGCGGACGACGTCGCGGGCTGGGGCTCGTGGCGCAAGGTCGCCGGGATCCTGTGCGAGGTCGTGGACGATGCAGTGGTCGCCGGGACCGGCATCAACGTGCTTCAGACGGCCGACGAGCTTCCCGTGCCGCACGCCGCGTCGCTGGCCTCGCTCGGGTGCGAGGCCTCGCGGCTCGACGTGCTCGGCGCTCTCGGCGCCGCACTGCGCGAGACCACCGCGGCCTGGGACGACCACCCGGCCGCCGTCCGCGACGAGGTCGAGGCCGTGTGCGCGACCATCGGCTGGGACGTCGCGGTCGACGTCGGCACCGCCGCGCCGGTGACCGGCACCGCGGTGGGACTCGGGGCCGACGGCTCGCTGCTGGTCCGCTCCGCCTCGGGCCGCACGACCGCGGTGCTCGCGGGAGACGTGCGGGTGCGCAGAGCCTGA
- a CDS encoding SOS response-associated peptidase, with protein sequence MCGRYANFLTEQDLIDAFEVAVASDEARLLPPSWNIAPTQRVPIVVPSREPAPVGERQLEIARWGLVPSWAKDPAVGSRMFNARSETMAEKPSFRAAFAKRRCVVPASGYYEWQTKDDGKHPFFIHPTDDAPLAFAGLYEFWRGSVNADGSEGDDAPWMASCSIVTVASRDEMQDIHDRQPAMLTPESAATWLDREAPASDLHDAIAAPAPELAWHEVGRAVGNVRNNDESLVAPVG encoded by the coding sequence ATGTGCGGCCGCTACGCGAACTTCCTCACCGAGCAGGACCTGATCGACGCGTTCGAGGTCGCGGTGGCCTCGGACGAGGCGCGCCTGCTGCCCCCGTCGTGGAACATCGCGCCGACGCAGAGGGTGCCGATCGTCGTCCCGTCGCGCGAGCCCGCGCCCGTGGGCGAGCGTCAGCTCGAGATCGCCCGCTGGGGGCTGGTGCCGTCGTGGGCGAAGGACCCGGCGGTCGGCTCGCGGATGTTCAACGCGCGCTCGGAGACCATGGCGGAGAAGCCGTCCTTCCGAGCGGCCTTCGCCAAGCGCCGGTGCGTCGTCCCCGCCTCGGGCTACTACGAATGGCAGACCAAGGACGACGGCAAGCACCCGTTCTTCATCCACCCCACGGACGACGCTCCCCTCGCCTTCGCGGGCCTGTACGAGTTCTGGCGGGGCAGCGTCAATGCAGACGGGTCGGAGGGGGACGATGCGCCCTGGATGGCCTCGTGCTCGATCGTCACCGTCGCGTCGCGGGACGAGATGCAGGACATCCACGATCGCCAGCCCGCGATGCTCACCCCGGAGTCGGCAGCGACCTGGCTCGACCGTGAGGCTCCCGCGTCGGACCTGCACGACGCGATCGCCGCCCCCGCGCCCGAGCTCGCGTGGCACGAGGTCGGCAGGGCCGTGGGCAACGTCCGCAACAACGACGAGAGCCTGGTCGCGCCTGTCGGGTAA
- a CDS encoding HPr family phosphocarrier protein has protein sequence MTTRTVEIGSSVGLHARPAALFVQAVNDAGIPVTICKPGGASTPANSLLGVMALGAKHGETVELSSDADGADEVLDTLVELLKKDLDA, from the coding sequence ATGACCACGCGCACCGTCGAGATCGGATCGTCCGTCGGCCTCCACGCCCGCCCCGCCGCGCTGTTCGTGCAGGCGGTCAACGACGCCGGGATCCCCGTGACGATCTGCAAGCCCGGCGGCGCCTCGACGCCCGCCAACTCGCTGCTCGGTGTGATGGCGCTCGGCGCGAAGCATGGCGAGACGGTCGAGCTCTCCTCGGACGCCGACGGCGCGGACGAGGTCCTCGACACCCTCGTCGAGCTGCTCAAGAAGGACCTCGACGCCTAG
- a CDS encoding aminoacyl-tRNA deacylase, translating to MTTETAATRALAASGIDHTITEHGPVRSLEEAAAARGVEPSQLLKTMVVRRGEGDFLLVLVPGDRQISWPKLRALLGVSRLSMPDKDVALEVTGYERGTITPFGARPAPSGDPLPVIADSLIAERPGLVSIGAGAHGLGATVDPADLVATLGAEVADVTEPQ from the coding sequence ATGACCACCGAGACCGCCGCCACTCGCGCGCTCGCCGCCTCCGGCATCGACCACACGATCACCGAGCACGGCCCCGTGCGCTCGCTCGAGGAAGCCGCCGCCGCGCGCGGCGTCGAACCGTCGCAGCTGCTCAAGACCATGGTGGTGCGTCGCGGCGAGGGCGACTTCCTCCTGGTCCTCGTGCCCGGCGACCGGCAGATCAGCTGGCCCAAACTGCGCGCGCTCCTGGGCGTCAGCCGCCTGTCGATGCCGGACAAGGACGTGGCGCTCGAGGTCACCGGCTACGAGCGCGGCACCATCACGCCCTTCGGCGCCCGCCCCGCGCCCTCGGGCGACCCGCTCCCCGTCATCGCGGACTCCCTCATCGCCGAACGCCCCGGACTGGTCAGCATCGGCGCGGGCGCGCACGGGCTCGGCGCGACCGTCGACCCGGCGGACCTGGTCGCGACGCTCGGCGCCGAGGTCGCGGACGTCACCGAGCCGCAGTAG
- a CDS encoding bZIP transcription factor produces MAASRMTKAQIEERLKELEAENASLKEQLDTRPEPEPAPAPEPTPASSVSAPAAPAESRHRGRAFLATTLIVLAAILAPLASVASYAAAQVSDTSTFVGTLAPLAEDPAVQALIVDEAAAAIDEALDPDALVEELLDSVLSEESTPRLAEAADVLGPLLADQTRTAIRAALTAVVESDAFANIWEEALTLTHSQMVAILEGDGEGAVAIDSSGNVVIQLQPIIDAIKPALVEQGFSLADSIPEVDVSITVTQVPQVATARLGYAVLTTLGSVLPWLTIALLIVGVLVHPRRPRALVVAGTLMLIVGSLVAGGLLVAGAIAGAALASDIPVDATVAIYNGLTARLVASSMAFALAGLIALIAGFIAGGSAAAAAARSGGSTALGRGATSLETRGWRSPELARLLDRHAWLLWAALAAVFALCLAVLRPLSPWDVVVTAILLALVAVAFGLFRGDAPAPAPATESDPAVDPV; encoded by the coding sequence ATGGCGGCCAGCAGGATGACGAAGGCACAGATCGAGGAGCGCCTCAAGGAGCTCGAGGCGGAGAACGCCTCGCTCAAGGAGCAGCTCGACACCCGGCCCGAGCCGGAGCCAGCCCCAGCGCCCGAGCCGACACCCGCATCGTCCGTGTCCGCGCCCGCCGCCCCGGCCGAGTCGCGCCACCGCGGCCGAGCGTTCCTCGCGACGACGCTGATCGTCCTGGCGGCGATCCTCGCGCCCCTGGCCTCGGTCGCGTCGTACGCCGCGGCGCAGGTGAGCGACACCTCCACGTTCGTGGGCACGCTCGCACCTCTCGCGGAGGATCCCGCGGTGCAGGCGCTTATCGTCGACGAGGCGGCCGCCGCGATCGACGAGGCGCTCGACCCCGACGCGCTCGTCGAGGAGCTGCTCGACTCCGTCCTGTCCGAGGAGTCCACCCCGCGCCTGGCCGAGGCCGCCGACGTGCTCGGCCCGCTGCTCGCCGACCAGACCCGGACCGCGATCCGCGCGGCGCTCACGGCGGTCGTCGAGTCCGACGCCTTCGCCAACATCTGGGAGGAGGCGCTCACGCTCACCCACTCCCAGATGGTCGCGATCCTTGAGGGCGACGGCGAGGGTGCAGTCGCGATCGACTCGTCCGGCAACGTCGTCATCCAGCTCCAGCCGATCATCGACGCGATCAAGCCCGCGCTCGTCGAGCAGGGCTTCAGCCTCGCCGACTCGATCCCCGAGGTCGACGTGAGCATCACCGTCACACAGGTGCCGCAGGTCGCGACCGCGCGCCTCGGGTACGCGGTCCTCACGACGCTCGGCAGCGTCCTGCCGTGGCTCACGATCGCGCTGCTGATCGTCGGCGTCCTGGTCCACCCGCGCCGCCCGCGCGCGCTCGTCGTCGCTGGGACGCTCATGCTGATCGTCGGCTCGCTCGTCGCTGGCGGCCTCCTCGTGGCCGGGGCGATCGCGGGCGCGGCCCTGGCCTCCGACATCCCCGTCGACGCGACCGTCGCGATCTACAACGGGCTCACCGCCCGCCTGGTCGCGTCGAGCATGGCCTTCGCTCTCGCGGGCCTCATCGCTCTCATCGCCGGCTTCATCGCGGGCGGCTCCGCTGCCGCGGCGGCGGCGCGCAGCGGCGGGTCGACGGCGCTGGGCAGGGGCGCCACGAGCCTCGAGACGCGCGGCTGGCGCTCCCCCGAGCTCGCGCGCCTGCTCGACCGCCACGCATGGCTGCTGTGGGCGGCCCTCGCGGCCGTCTTCGCCCTGTGCCTCGCGGTCCTGCGCCCGCTGTCCCCGTGGGACGTGGTGGTCACCGCGATCCTGCTCGCTCTCGTCGCGGTCGCGTTCGGCCTGTTCCGTGGCGACGCCCCGGCTCCCGCGCCAGCGACCGAGAGCGATCCCGCGGTCGACCCGGTCTGA